The Mobula birostris isolate sMobBir1 chromosome 7, sMobBir1.hap1, whole genome shotgun sequence region cataattggctgattagatagttgcattaacaagcaggtgtactgctacacctaataaagtggccacagtgtaagaaatattttgttttttttttatatatttacttacggattgagatacagcacagaacaggccctcctggcccttcAAACCATACCAGCCagaaatcccccaatttaattctaGCTTAAGcataagacaatttacaatgaccaattaacctaccaactagtgcgtctttagactgtgggaggaaactggagcacctggaagaaacccatgcaaccacagggagaacatacaaatcccTGGCAGGCAGCGGTAGGATTGTATATTTAAGTTTACAGTAAGTCTTCTTATGACATTCCTTCTGAAAGTAAATACATTAGGTAGCAAAACAATCAAATAAAAGAATGCTTATAAAAAAAGAAGCTGTAATGTTAAGTTTCTTAAGTTTTGTTGTCTTCTTGGGATGGAGATAGAAACAATCTGTTAGAATTATTTATCTCCCTTTACCTGCCCACTCTTCCCTACATTTCAAGAGCATCCCATCTGAATGTGCTTTCATAAGAAATTGATGGGGCAGCAGAATAGAGCTACTGTGTCAGAGACACAGGTTCAGTCCTGTGTCTGTAACCACTTGGGTCTGCTCCGGGTATTCGAGATTCCTCTCATATCCTGaaggtctatttctgtgctgtgtgtttcTCTGACTCTATGGCCCTGGAACTGAGGGGATCTGCTTCACACTATGCATCGTTTGCATGAAAAAATGAAAAGTCATTAACCAGCTAAATCCTTTCCTGTGCCTTTCATATCAAAATCATTCtcactgtcatgaaatttgttccacagtgcaatgcaagatataaaaattacagtgatacagaaataaacaaattgtgtaaaagagaaatgatgagacagtgttcatgggatcatggattgtttagaaatctgatggctgaggggaagaaacggtcggtctccagactcctgtacctccttcctgatggtagtgatgagaagagggcacgcacCCGATGATGAGGATGATGGATACCTCCTTCTTGAGGTTTCACTTCTTAAAGATGCCCTCGATAGTGGGGAGGATGGTACTGGCtgatatataaatatattttaagGTTAGTTTATCAAGTAGATTCCTGTAAAATAACAACTTATCATCATATTTATATTAATATTAGATTGTCAGCAGATGGCCCTTTTGCCATTTACATTGAGTTTTTCTGTGCTCCCAAATCATGGACTCAAAGTTCTCAGTATCATCCTGAATGCCCCTTTTAACTCCAGTCATGGGCCAAAAACAATGAGAATTTCTACAAGGAAGTTTCTCTGAACATCTTTGAATCTTTTCTTATCACGACAGAGCCCATTGTGATTAGTGTGCGTCTGCTTTGTGAGCCTGATATTGGGCATGTGAGTATGCTGACAATGGCTCACTGGATGTAGTTAAGGCCTGAATGGTGGGTACATTGGTCTAGAGAGGACACTGGTGTTAGCTCACTTATTGGAGACAACGTTTTTTTGGTATCTCTCTCATGCATTGAGGGTTTTGCTGTAAGTAATGTACAAGAGAGCAGGGAATCATTGCTGCCCAGTAGACTATTAGAAGAATTGTGTTGGGTGTGAAGTCTTAATCTCTAAAATCTCTTTTCCTCAGTCAGCCAAGGCTGTGCTGATGCTCTGAAGAGACTGGTGAATATTTTCATTGGTATCTACTTTACTAAGACTTAGCTCCTGAGGTGTGGAGAGTGATTTGCATGTTGCAGGGTCATGTTGTGGACTACTGTTTTCAGAGGCTGGAATTTTGCAGGTGTTAAGTGTAAGGCCCACGTTCTTAGAGGGTTCAGCGGAAGATTCAACAATGACCCAGAGTTTAGCCTCTAAACCTACACGTACATAAACACAtggtcctgcagatgctggaaatgcagagtgaCACACACTAAATTCTGGAGGAGCACAGCAGatcagcagcatcaatggaaatgaataaacaatcaatgatccaggccgagatccttcatcagaacttacCCTAGAGCTAATAGGGTCTGCTTCGTACTTGCAtgatgcaaagaaaaagcattaaaCATTCCTGTGCCtgtcatatcagaatcagaatcactgacgTGAACTTGTTGTttagcaacagcagtacagtgcaatacataaaaactatgTGTTACATAGTTACACAAGCTTCGaggttaaggaaaggaagatcggGGGCTGCCTGGAATGGGCCAACAAATTAAAATTGTTTTTCAACAGATTCAGCATGGGCCCTCCTGCTGTCCCCTCCCTCACTTGACCAAACCACACACCCTCCCTGCCCCTGAAGCCTTCTCCCTccaaccctccctcccctcctgtgtTCCAAACTCCCCAACTTTggagtaaacatagaaacatagaaaataggtgcaggagtaggccattcggcccttcgagcctgctccgccatttattatgatcatggctgatcatccaactcagaaccccgccccagccttccctccataccccctgacccccgtagccacaagggccatatctaactccctcttaaatatagccaatgaactggcctcaactgtttcctgtggcagagaattccacagattcaccactctctgtgtgaagaagtttttcctaatctcggtcctaaaaggcttcccctctatcctcaaactgtggcccctcgttccggacttccccaacatcgggaacaatcttcctgcatctagcctgtccaatccctttaggattttatacgtttcaatcagatcccccctcaatcttctaaattccaacgagtacaagcccagttcatccagtctttcttcatatgaaagtcctgccatcccaggaatcaatctgctgaaccttctttgtactccctctatggcaaggatgtctttcctcagattaggggaccaaaactgcacacaatactccaggtgtggtctcaccaaggccttgtacaactgcagtagtacctccctgctcctgtactcgaatcctctcgctataaatgccagcgtaccattcgcctttttcaccgcctgctgtaccagcatgcccactttcaatgactggtgtataatgacacccaggtctcgttgcacctccccttttcctaatcggccaccattcagataataatctgttttcctatttttgccaccaaagtggataacttcacatttatccacattaaattgcatctgccatgaatttgcccactcacccaacctatccaagtcaccctgcatccttttagcatcctcctcacagccaacaccgccacccagcttcgtgtcatccgcaaacttggagatgctgcatttaattccctcatccaagtcatgaatatatattgtaaacaactggggtcccagcactgagccttgcggtaccccactagtcactgcctgccattctgaaaaggtcccgtttattcccactctttgcttcctgtctgctaaccaactctccacccacatcaataccttacccccaataccgtacccccaataccgtgtgctttaagtttgcacactaatctcctgtgtgggaccttgtcaaaagccttctgaaaatccaaatataccacatccactggttctcccctatccactctactagttacttcctcaaaaaattctatgagattcgtcagacatgattttcctttcacaaatccatgctgactttgtccgatcatttcaccgctttccaaatgtgctgttatcacatccttgataactgactccagcagtttccccaccaccgacgttaggctaaccggtctataattccccggtttctctctccctcctcttttaaaaagtggggttacattagccaccctccaatcctcaggaactagtccagaatctaacgagttttgaaaaattatcactaatgcatccactatttcttgggctacttccttaagcactctaggatgcagaccatctggccctggggatttatctgccttcaatctcttcaatttacctaacaccgcttccctactaacatgtatttcgctcagttcctccatctcactggaccctctgtcccctactatttctggaagattatttatgtcctccttagtgaagacagaaccaaagtaattattcaattggtctgccatttccttgctccccataatcaattcacctgtttctgtctgcaggggacctacatttgtctttaccagtcttttcctttttacatatctataaaagcttttacagtctgtttttatgttccctgccagttttctctcataatcttttttccccttcctaattaagccctttgtcctcctctgctgaactctgaatttctcccagtcctcaggtgagccactttctctggctaatttgtatgcttcttctttggaattgatactatccctaatttctcttgtcagccacgggtgcactaccttccttgatttattattttgccaaactgggatgaacaattgttgtagttcatccatgcaacctttaaatgcttgccattgcatatccaccgtcaatcctttaagtgtcatttgccagtctatcttagccaattcacgtctcataccttcaaagttacccctctttaagttcagaacctttgtttctgaattaactatgtcactctccatcttaatgaagaattccaccatattatggtcactcttacccaaggggcctctcacgacaagattgctaattaacccttcctcattgctcagaaCCCAGTCCAGAaaagcctgctctctagtcggttcctccacatgttggttcaaaaaaccatcccgcatacattccaagaaatcctcttcctcagcacctttaccaatttggttcacccaatctacatgtagattgaagtcacccattataactgctgttcctttattgcacacatttctaatttcctgtttaataccatctccgacctcactactactgtttggTGGCCTGTACAGGAGTATCTAGCCTCCATGGGGATgaccaacttccccttcctgactgtgacTGCAGGTCAGGCTAAGAGACAGCAGGGGAGACTACATCAAGGCAGGGGTGCTGGATTGGATGGTATCAGCCCCAGGCTACTGAAGGCCTGTGCGACCCAGCTGTCTGGTATTTTGCAGCACCCTTACAATCTGAGTCTGAGTCAGGAAAAGTTATCAGTGCTATGGAAGGCTTCCTGCTTGGTTCCTGTACCCAAGAAGGCAACTCCATCTGAACTTAATGATACACACCAATTGCCCTCACATCTCATTTGATGCAGGTGCTGGAGATACTTGTCCTGACTTACCTTGGACCGCAGATGAGACCTTCATTGGACCCTTTACAGTTTGCCAACCAACCTCTTGTGGGAGTGgatgatgccatcatctacctgttgaGGAGAGCTCACTCTCACCTGGATGACGCTGGTGACCCTGTGAAAATCacttattttgatttctgtagtGCGTTCAATACAATCCAACCACTTCTTCTCCATGAGAAGCTGCAAAGGATGGGTGTAGACAAATCCACTATTTCCTGGATTACTGACTACCTGACAGATAGACTCCAGTTTGTACAGCTGGGTAGTTCTCTGTCTGAGATGATGGTGAGTGACACTGGACCACCACAAGGGACTAtcctgtctccgtttctgttcactCTGCACACCTCAGACTATCAGTACACATCTGAGTCTTGTCATTTGCAGCAGTTCTCCGATGATACTGTGGTGGTTGGGTGTATCGGAGACGGGCAGGAGTCGGAGTACAAAGGACTGGTGGACAAGGTTGTGGAGTGGTGTGGGAGGCAcacctgctcctgaatgtggccaaaaccagggagatggtgattgattttaggaggaagaggactaTGACAAGTCCCATATACactctggggaagaagctgtggtggtggaggaatacaaatacttgggtgttcacctcaACAACATACTTGACAGGTAAAGcaacaccaaggctgtttacaagaaggggatgagcagactcagttttctaaggaagctgagatccttcaatgtgtgcggcaagatgttggagatcttttaccagtctgtggtAGTGCgtgcagtcttctttgctgcTTTATGTTGGGGGAAGCAGCATCGGTATTGGTGATGCTAAGGGGCTAAATAAACTCAGCAAAAAGGCTGCATACGTCCTTGGTTACAACCtagactcttttgagttagtggtggagaggagatcACTAAACatactgttatccattatggacaatctggcacatcctctccatgatctactgaataagcagcggagCATCCTTTtgaacagactcattcagctctgctgtcacaaggatcgttacagaaaatctttcctaccaaatgcaataagcatttACAACAGTTCATGtctgtgcaacaggagaacaATATCGTACAATAGTCTGTTTTATTATTCTGTACATTACTATTGCACATTATTGCAAATTATttcacattggtaaattattgtgtatattgttatcctgtactttattattagttaagccTGCACACTCCTAAGTGTGCTTTTAAATTTTGCTGCTGTaacgaaagaatttcccacttgggatcaataaaatattattaatattatcattataaataaaaatataaaagagaaatgatgaggtagtgttcataagttCAGAAAGTTGATGGCAGAGGGACGATGCTGTGGGTGTTCCtgcttctgtacctactccctgaTAGTAGTAGTGAGAATTGGGCATGTTCCAGAGGGTGAAGGTtctcagtgatggatgccacctgccTGAAGCACCACTTCTTGAAAATGTTTTCAGTGGTGTTGAGGGTTATGCCTGTGATGcacattttcatagatgctgcctgactggaaattgtgtgtgtgtgctcagtggccactttattaggtacacctgcacacatGTTCTTtgacgcaaatatctaatcaaccaatcatgtggcagcaactcaatgcatagaagcatgcagacatggttgtgaggttcatttgttgttcagatcaaacatcagaatggggaagaaacatgacctaagtgactttgaccatagaatgattgttggtgccagacaaagtGGTTGGTgttcatctcctgggatttccacatACACCAGTGTCTGGAGTttgcagaggatggtgagaaaacataagattcaaagtacatttattatcaaagtatgtatgtagtatacaaccctgagatttgtttttctCACAGACACCAACGAAACAATAAAAGAAAACCatagaacccattcaaagaaaaacatcaagcgGTAACAAAAAAAAGAgtgcaaaacacagaatataaaacacaagatcaAAAGTTCATATTGAGTTCAGCTCAGTTTGTTATCTGCAGGCCGCCATGATCAAAATTGCCcacaatagcaacaaaaaaaaaggagtgaccagaaaccagaaacacttcACAACATAACGACAGAATCCAATCTACAAATCAGGTCTATTAAACTTAACCCTAGACCCAGATCTCCTGCACCAGCCtccgacagcatcgagggagagagagaccattcgaaCGCAGGGACCTTCCTTTGGGAACAGTGAACAAGAGGGAGAAAGAGACTATTGTATGCAGATACCTTTCTCCAGTAGCAGTGATTGAGAGGATGGTAAAGAGCGCTGAACACCCCCTCACCTTCTTGACTCACTCGATgacttcaatcttcctcgacactTTAATTGTTGAGATCAGCGAGAAATGGAATTGATGATGGGCTCACaccccatctccaggcttcttgggcTCGAAGCCGCACATTTTCCTTGAAACCTCACAGCAccctcttggagacagcaaagtgccagattgctcagtcagcctgaaaacacaccaccaaaatgtagatcataggctccaacagtagcagaatgacatttgaaaaaaaaagatgtTAAAAgcttccagtgagcagcagttctatgggtgaaaataccttgttagtgACAGAGACtaaagaagaatggccagactggttcaagctgacaggaaggcgatagtaactcaaataaccacacgtcacaacagcggtgtgcagaagagcatctctgagtgcccaacatgtcaaaccttgaagtcgATGGgaatcagcagcagaagaccacaaacgtatgctcagtggccactttattaggtacaggagaaaTCTAGTGAACGAGCCACTGATTGCAAGTATTATGCACCAAGTACTCACTGAGATACTGTTGATTTGCAGCGTTTGCCTGTTTTACCCTGCTCCCTGGATAAAATGAAATTGATTGCAATGTCCTATATGGTAGAAATTGTTATCAATATTCACTGTTCTCAATTCTCGAGAGAACATGGCCACTACTCATCATTGTTATTCAACCCTTCAGTCTCTTTTCCTGATCTTCCAGCTTTTTGTTGACGCACGAACTCACAGGCTCCCAAGGGTTGAGTTTCCACTTTGAACACGATTGGGAAATTACAGCCACAATATTCCAGAATTGCATTGCTTGGGTGACTCATCATATTCCAACTACAATTTAATTGCATAatcataaaataaaatattttatgaGGTAGAGGAGTTGATCGTGAATTATGCCTTATGCAATCAGAGGCCACTTTTTTAagaacctcctgtacctaacaaagtggccacagtgtatgtttgtggtcttctgctgctgtagcccatccacttcaaggttcgatgtatcatgcattcagagatggtcttcaGCACTCCACCATTATAACACGTTGCTAGatcagttactgtcaccttcctgtcagcttgaacagtctggccattctcctctgacctccctcattaacaaggcaatttttccccacagaactgttgttcactggattttttttttcaccattctctgtaaactccagagactgttgtgtctgaaaatcccaggagatcagcagtttctgagatactcaaacaagctcgtctggcaccaacaagtcAGAgttacttggatcacatttctggcaacacacacacagacacaatgctggaggatctcatcagaccagacagaatctatggaaaaaagtacagtcgacatttcagtcctgcagaagggactcagcccaaaatatcaactgtactttttccattgattctgcctggcctgctgagttcctccagcattttgagtgtgttgcttggatctccagcatctgcagatttttgcttgtttgtgattggatcttatttcctccccattctgatatttggtctgaacaacaactgaacctcttgaccatgtctgcatgcttttatgcattgagttgctgctgcatgattggttgattagatatatGTAGGTGTATGGGaataccgaataaagtggccactaaatgtatATTTAAGAGCAGAGCCTAGAACTGTTTTAATCATTTATCCACCAAAATAAGCATTTAAACATGATCTTAAGCCTCCAGCTTTGACTAACTCAATATAAAGgtcatttaaaattattttttaaaaaacttgctAATTTCATTGGTGCACACTAGTTAGTTTAAGGTAAATTAAAACTTctaaaaatttaaaatattttattaaatACTCTTGTGTGAATAAAATAAAAGTACAAATGTAAAGTTTTCTCATGCAAGCTTGCAATTTTAACCTGGGGGCATTGCCAATTTACTGGAGACATCAATTAAATTTTCACTAATCATgaaaaagcactgaaaatgtaaATTTAAGTGTTCTGGTGTACTCATAAATTTGAAATGCCCTGACCTTTTTAGTCAATTTTGCCTTGAATTTTGGCAGATGGAAAAAGAATATTGACTTGTCTGCAATCAAGAAGCACTATGTAAAGCAAATGTCAATTGTACTGGCATGACAACCAGCTTAATTATACTGAAATATCACTGGTAAATGACTTTTCATGGACTCTGGCACCATCATGTCCAAACTTCCAGCTCTCCACTGCTCTGTAATCGagggaagatcagccatgatcacgttCAATGGTCAGGCAAGCTTGAAGGCCCAGCTGGGGTCTGAGATGCTGTCTGGTAGATCATGTCATTTGTGCTGGGTTTGTGGTCTTAATCTCCATAAATCTGAAGGTGGTGGTGAATTTTAACATCCTCCTCCAACAGAACCACAACtgtgtcgtggtttggaggcttctgTGCTCTAATGACCTGGAGATCCATATTGGCTccagtcagggctttatgctttgcctCTTAGTGGGGTCACCCACGCCAATCAGGTGAAAGggaagaggccagactaagagtagtccacctgtcctccaggtttgagggctcagttcagggctaacaaccctgactggtaaaaacaaaattgttacggaaacagcaatgaagaatccttctacatccgaGTGTGACGGTATTCTGAGACATGCCTGACTGACAGTGgtaaaaactgagaggaagctactgacatgatgaaggaagagctGAACACCACGAGAgagggaggaccttcattgctgccttaaatgccagcggtgtaattgggcagtaagtaagtaaatacacATTACTGAGAGCTCCTGCTGCTACTTGTATCTATTCTTATACGTTATCAACTTGCACAGGTATGTAATCAAGATTCCCATAGACATTAATGGTGAACAACTCTGTTTTCCTTTTACTCTTCTCAATCTCTCCACCGCCTCTTTTCTCTCTGTCCTCTTCATCAACGCTCAGGCTGGTATGAGTTCCAATGATTGACATCCTGTGAAAAATTCAATAATAGGTGAGCTCTAATCTGACAGAGGTCCGAGCGAGCCCGGAAGTCAAGGCCAGAGAGGTCAAACACCTGATTGTCAAAATCCTGGGATGGAGTCTAAAgtcagaggcctgatgtctgAGAGCCTGAGAAGAAAGGGGCAAGAACTGGAGGCCCAGACCTGggtttatgattatgaggacacacagttcccttttattgtcatttagtaatgcatgcattaagaaatgataaaaatgtttttccagaatgttataatgaaaacacatgacaaaccgacttaaaaactaacaaaaaccatgtaattataacatatagttacaacagtgcaaagtaataccgtaatttgataagaacagaccatggcacagtagaagtctcagagtctctcaaagtcccatcatctcacgcagacggtaaaccctcagcactgccaacttgccgatgcagcatcccggaagcatccaaccacagtccgactccaagtccatcTGAAAAAGTCCAAGCCTCCAACCACCTCCCGACGccgatgcaccgagcaccatctctgctgagcgtttcgaccccggccctggcaacaggcgatatgtaaagccaaggatttggggcctatgtctccggagattctcgattgcacagtagtagcggcagtgaagcaggcatttcagaagttgctccagatgttcctctgcactttcacggctgtccccatcaaatccggcttgtgcacggcacccctagttacacatatcgatattcatttggaATGGCCGCGCGCTGCTCTGTCTATGTGTGTGAGTGGGTTTGTGGGTGGGAaggatgggaaaggggcttgttctgctgttgttgtTCTGTTTTATTATTGTTGCTGCTACagaacattgtggacatgctatgttaaCACTGGGATGTGTGGGAACAATGTGAggggcccccagcacatccttgggtatgTTGGTTATCGTAAACCCctcatttctc contains the following coding sequences:
- the LOC140200641 gene encoding LOW QUALITY PROTEIN: uncharacterized protein (The sequence of the model RefSeq protein was modified relative to this genomic sequence to represent the inferred CDS: deleted 2 bases in 1 codon), with the protein product MASSTPTRGWLANCKGSNEGLICGPRKGKKDYERKLAGNIKTDCKSFYRYVKRKRLVKTNVGPLQTETGELIMGSKEMADQLNNYFGSVFTKEDINNLPEIVGDRGSSEMEELSEIHVSREAVLGKLKRLKADKSPGPDGLHPRVLKEVAQEIVDALVIIFQNSLDSGLVPEDWRVANVTPLFKRGGREKPGNYRPVSLTSVVGKLLESVIKDVITAHLESGEMIGQSQHGFVKGKSCLTNLIEFFEEVTSRVDRGEPVDVVYLDFQKAFDKVPHRRLVCKLKAHGIGYGIGGKVLMWVESWLADRKQRVGINGTFSEWQAVTSGVPQGSVLGPQLFTIYIHDLDEGIKCSISKFADDTKLGGGVGCEEDAKRMQGDLDRLGEWANSWQMQFNVDKCEVIHFGGKNRKTDYYLNGGRLGKGEVQRDLGVIIHQSLKVGMLVQQAVKKANGTLAFIARGFEYRSREVLLQLYKALPVDDSLSKIPTLEEVKEAIKALKNNKAAGLNGIPAKVYKIGGNPLHYQLHQLLIKIWINEDVPADFRDSAIVTIYKRKGNRSECGNYRGISLLATAGKILIRIMNNQLKPLAEKIVPETQASFRLSRGGIDMIFTMRQLQGKCREQLQPLYMAFIDHTKAFGKELHREKLVQEKFESEETTLSSSNILAQWYEKSSYLENSLAAVDSQDAFCALSSPLISMRRCSTTFLAVGSCS